A region from the Volucribacter amazonae genome encodes:
- the pdxH gene encoding pyridoxamine 5'-phosphate oxidase, with product MDLHHIRQEYTKQVLSIKQCASNPIQQFEQWQQQALHAEVNEPTAMNLATVGADGRPSARMVLLKEVNVQGFVFFTNYLSHKGQDLAVNPFASLTFFWAELQRQVRIEGRVEKISAEQSDQYFASRPYTSRLGAWASEQSQPIENYRSLLAKAAKLALTYPRQVPRPPHWGGYVVIPDMIEFWQGRASRLHDRIQYQFQQGEWHKRRLSP from the coding sequence ATGGATTTACACCATATCCGCCAAGAATACACCAAACAAGTATTATCCATTAAACAATGTGCGTCCAATCCTATACAACAGTTTGAACAATGGCAACAGCAAGCCTTACACGCCGAAGTGAATGAGCCTACGGCAATGAACTTAGCCACCGTTGGTGCTGATGGACGTCCGAGTGCCAGAATGGTATTGCTCAAAGAAGTGAATGTACAGGGTTTTGTGTTCTTTACCAATTATTTAAGCCATAAAGGACAAGATCTTGCGGTTAACCCCTTTGCTAGCCTAACTTTTTTCTGGGCGGAATTACAGCGACAAGTCCGCATTGAGGGACGAGTAGAAAAAATCAGTGCGGAACAATCGGATCAATATTTTGCTAGCCGTCCTTATACCAGCCGATTAGGGGCTTGGGCAAGTGAACAAAGTCAACCCATTGAAAATTATCGCAGTTTATTAGCTAAAGCGGCAAAACTTGCCCTTACTTACCCACGTCAAGTACCTCGTCCACCTCATTGGGGCGGTTATGTTGTTATACCTGATATGATTGAATTTTGGCAAGGTAGAGCCAGTCGCTTGCATGATCGTATTCAATATCAGTTTCAACAAGGCGAATGGCATAAACGCCGTTTATCACCTTGA
- a CDS encoding beta-ketoacyl-ACP synthase III, producing MSRLQQVYINHIASFLPNQAVDNDQIEQVLGKIGDIPSRVRKMILRSNGIKQRYYALDPITRQATHTSTDLAVEAIKGLEQQGFLIQNMDFLACGTSYPDQILPGQGVMVQGLLPNAPACEVITTAGVCVAGMAAMKCAYQAIRTGEHQTAVAVASEAASAVMRSENFQAEIAEKQLINAKPEIGFSKDFLRWMLSDGAGAVALSSSPNKTGISLKIHWIELISYANEMPVCMYAGGEVEQGRFVSWKGKDSQYREQHSLMAIKQDVKLLNEHIVEYTVEKALQRIIAKYQLTADYIDYLLPHYSSHFFRDKLLAGLERINFVIPSQKWFTNLSHKGNTGSASIYIMLEEFVRTHRLRAGQKILCYVPESGRFSSCFMLLEVVNGD from the coding sequence ATGTCAAGGTTGCAACAAGTTTATATTAATCATATTGCTAGCTTTTTGCCGAATCAAGCGGTAGATAATGATCAAATAGAGCAAGTTTTAGGCAAGATTGGGGATATTCCTTCACGTGTGCGTAAAATGATTTTACGTTCAAATGGCATTAAACAACGCTATTATGCGCTAGATCCTATTACACGACAAGCAACTCATACTAGCACTGATTTGGCAGTAGAGGCGATAAAAGGCTTAGAGCAGCAAGGTTTTCTAATACAAAATATGGATTTTCTCGCTTGTGGTACGTCTTATCCAGATCAAATTTTACCCGGGCAAGGGGTAATGGTGCAGGGATTATTGCCTAATGCACCAGCTTGCGAAGTGATTACCACCGCAGGGGTTTGTGTCGCAGGTATGGCAGCAATGAAATGTGCTTATCAAGCAATTCGTACAGGTGAGCATCAAACGGCGGTAGCAGTTGCTTCGGAGGCAGCTTCTGCAGTTATGCGGAGTGAGAATTTCCAAGCTGAAATTGCTGAAAAACAATTAATCAATGCGAAACCAGAAATTGGTTTTAGTAAGGATTTTTTGCGTTGGATGTTATCTGACGGTGCTGGAGCAGTGGCATTATCTTCCAGCCCAAATAAAACAGGGATAAGTTTGAAAATTCATTGGATAGAATTAATTTCTTATGCCAATGAAATGCCTGTTTGTATGTATGCAGGAGGAGAGGTTGAACAAGGGCGTTTTGTGAGTTGGAAAGGGAAAGATAGCCAATATCGTGAGCAACATAGTTTAATGGCAATTAAACAAGATGTGAAATTATTAAATGAACATATTGTTGAATATACGGTAGAAAAAGCCTTGCAACGTATTATAGCAAAATATCAATTAACGGCAGATTATATTGATTATTTATTACCGCATTATTCTTCTCATTTTTTTCGCGATAAGCTACTGGCAGGCTTAGAACGTATTAATTTTGTTATTCCATCACAAAAATGGTTTACCAATTTATCCCATAAAGGTAACACAGGATCTGCCTCTATTTATATTATGTTAGAAGAATTTGTGCGTACTCATAGGTTGAGAGCTGGGCAAAAAATACTTTGTTATGTACCAGAAAGTGGGCGTTTTTCTTCTTGTTTTATGTTACTTGAGGTGGTTAATGGAGATTAA
- a CDS encoding BtrH N-terminal domain-containing protein, whose translation MMNFEQLHQHTAHCETGVMSTLLKAKNIELNEAMVFGLAHALTFVYLPLFKISGMPLISYRMPPRSIIKNVSQALKLPLKQRKFRDPLQGQFELDRLLAENKLVGLQTSVFWLPYFPPEMRFHFNAHNLLVYAKENDEYLISDPVFEHVQRCSQQDLQRARFAKGALSAKGLLYYLDELPPSPLDNFAILLKKAMVKNAKQMLAPVPFVGVKGMRYLANTLEGVAHSSHTEQYKKLFLGHIVRMQEEIGTGGAGFRYIYAYFLQQASEICQNPLLDSLSQQMTEIGDQWRQFASFCVKQCRKTQVEGYQQLAIKLRDIASQEEQLWRQLKRIR comes from the coding sequence ATGATGAATTTTGAGCAGTTACATCAACATACCGCACATTGTGAAACAGGGGTAATGTCAACCCTATTAAAAGCAAAAAATATTGAACTAAATGAAGCCATGGTTTTTGGTTTAGCCCATGCCTTGACTTTCGTTTATTTACCCTTGTTTAAAATTAGTGGAATGCCCTTAATTTCTTATCGTATGCCGCCACGCAGTATTATTAAAAATGTGAGTCAAGCTTTAAAACTTCCTTTAAAGCAACGTAAGTTTCGTGATCCTCTACAAGGGCAATTTGAGCTTGATCGATTATTGGCTGAAAATAAATTAGTAGGCTTACAAACGTCAGTATTTTGGTTACCTTATTTTCCCCCAGAAATGCGTTTTCATTTTAATGCGCATAATTTATTGGTTTATGCTAAAGAAAATGATGAATATCTTATTAGTGATCCCGTTTTTGAACATGTACAACGTTGTTCCCAGCAAGATTTACAACGAGCAAGATTTGCTAAAGGGGCGTTATCAGCAAAAGGATTATTATATTATCTTGATGAATTACCGCCATCGCCACTTGATAATTTTGCCATTTTGCTTAAAAAAGCAATGGTCAAAAATGCGAAACAAATGCTTGCTCCAGTGCCGTTTGTTGGGGTAAAAGGTATGCGTTATTTGGCTAATACTCTTGAGGGGGTTGCGCATTCTTCCCATACTGAACAATATAAAAAGTTATTTTTGGGGCATATTGTGCGTATGCAAGAAGAAATTGGGACAGGGGGAGCAGGTTTTCGTTATATTTATGCTTATTTTTTACAACAAGCCAGCGAGATTTGTCAAAATCCTTTGTTGGATTCACTTTCTCAGCAAATGACCGAAATTGGCGATCAATGGCGACAGTTTGCTAGTTTTTGTGTTAAACAATGTAGAAAAACACAGGTTGAGGGATACCAACAATTAGCGATAAAGTTACGAGATATTGCATCTCAAGAAGAACAATTATGGCGACAATTAAAAAGAATACGTTAG
- a CDS encoding ABC transporter ATP-binding protein — MIDISQLSYRYPDSQDFALQQINLHIPQGKTIGLLGSNGAGKTTLMSLLAGLLPIQQGQIYLENIAFADLTKLQRQKISLVPQDFAFYPLLTVWENLKFFAALYSVKNAHYLSSLLEMTGLTPQRDKLAKQLSGGMKRRLNFIIGLINQPKIIFLDEITVGVDPLSRQFILSMVKQLHEQGITIIYTSHYLQEIEQLCQEIVLLQQGTMVYQGDMAQILAQNDCHSLEQFYLNFLAKQADNHVN, encoded by the coding sequence ATGATTGATATATCTCAGTTAAGCTATCGCTATCCCGATAGTCAAGATTTTGCTTTACAGCAAATTAATCTACATATTCCTCAAGGTAAAACAATAGGATTACTTGGCTCAAATGGAGCAGGCAAAACAACGTTAATGTCTTTGTTAGCGGGGTTGTTACCTATTCAGCAAGGGCAAATTTACTTGGAGAATATTGCTTTTGCTGACTTAACGAAGTTACAACGACAAAAAATTTCTTTAGTACCACAAGATTTTGCTTTTTATCCTCTTTTAACCGTATGGGAAAATCTTAAATTTTTCGCCGCACTTTATTCTGTAAAAAATGCACATTATTTATCTTCTTTACTTGAAATGACAGGATTAACGCCACAACGTGATAAGTTGGCTAAGCAATTATCGGGAGGAATGAAACGCCGATTAAATTTTATTATCGGTTTAATTAATCAACCTAAAATCATTTTCTTAGATGAAATTACGGTGGGGGTTGATCCACTTTCTCGCCAGTTTATTTTGTCTATGGTAAAACAATTACATGAGCAAGGCATAACCATTATTTATACTTCCCATTATTTGCAGGAAATTGAGCAGTTATGCCAAGAAATTGTTTTATTGCAACAGGGAACAATGGTTTACCAAGGCGATATGGCACAAATTCTTGCACAAAATGATTGTCATTCTTTAGAGCAGTTTTATCTTAATTTTTTGGCTAAACAGGCGGATAACCATGTTAATTAG
- the thrB gene encoding homoserine kinase: MVRIYAPASSANISVGFDTLGAAISPIDGSLLGDVVQIEPIAQGFELDSVGYFVRKLPKEPQKNIVYQAYVLFSERLKLRNGKIKPLRLTLEKNMPIGSGLGSSACSIVAALVALNQFHQQPFSKMELLEMMGELEGRISGSIHYDNVAPCYLGGVQLMVQSLGNICQTLPFFDDWYWVLAYPGIEVSTAEARAILPKQYTRQDVIAHGRHLGSFVHACYTQQAALAALMMQDVIAEPYRETLLPNFAEVKQATRDLGALATGISGSGPTIFSIAPDLAHASRLANYLEQHYLQNNEGFVHICKVDNAGARELS, encoded by the coding sequence ATGGTTAGAATTTATGCTCCAGCTTCTAGTGCGAATATTAGTGTGGGTTTTGATACTTTAGGTGCAGCAATTTCCCCTATTGATGGTTCTTTGCTTGGCGATGTGGTACAAATTGAGCCGATTGCACAAGGATTTGAGTTGGATTCTGTGGGCTATTTTGTGCGTAAATTACCTAAAGAGCCACAAAAAAATATTGTTTATCAGGCCTATGTCTTATTTAGCGAACGCTTGAAATTACGCAATGGTAAAATCAAGCCTTTACGCTTGACCTTAGAAAAAAATATGCCAATTGGTTCAGGTTTGGGATCAAGTGCTTGTTCCATTGTGGCGGCGTTAGTGGCATTAAATCAATTTCATCAACAGCCTTTTTCTAAGATGGAATTATTAGAAATGATGGGCGAATTAGAGGGGCGTATTTCGGGATCTATTCATTACGATAATGTTGCTCCTTGTTATCTTGGTGGTGTGCAATTAATGGTGCAATCCTTAGGCAATATTTGCCAAACTTTGCCATTTTTTGATGATTGGTATTGGGTTTTGGCTTATCCGGGGATTGAGGTATCTACTGCGGAAGCCAGAGCCATTTTACCAAAACAATATACTCGGCAAGATGTGATTGCTCATGGTCGCCATTTAGGCAGTTTTGTGCATGCTTGTTATACCCAACAAGCCGCATTAGCAGCATTAATGATGCAAGATGTGATTGCTGAACCTTATCGTGAGACTTTATTGCCTAATTTTGCCGAAGTCAAACAGGCAACACGCGATCTTGGCGCATTAGCTACGGGTATTTCGGGTTCTGGTCCAACCATTTTTTCTATTGCCCCTGATTTGGCACACGCTAGCCGATTAGCTAATTATTTAGAACAGCATTATTTACAAAATAACGAAGGCTTTGTGCATATTTGTAAAGTGGATAATGCTGGTGCAAGAGAATTGTCCTAA
- a CDS encoding ABC transporter permease translates to MLISAINKEMRLLCRDLHGVAVLFMMPVLFMFIMSAALSDDNQINQQAKMVLLGQQNDDFNQQFSQVLKQQHFLITLDNIDELKKYQRQLQQNQIDLLIVNVNQQDTPLADIQPLQLWINPRFDPARLLAIKGALQRYYIQQRITDYLQDNHIQLANNQQEQIKQIEQQVNQQLIQKFNHITYYLSSEVWQDIYLNAQGEQIHKPNSVQHSVPAWLIFGMFFILIPLSNVMTMERQTNTITRLAMAQASAWQLIMAKFIPYFMINQCQFMGMVGLGYFVLPLLDMPTFSLVGSFRDYLLLSSCISLAALGYGLLISVIARTTEQAVVLGGGGIIIMAAIGGIMVPTYIMPEMMQMLAHFSPMGWALIAFQDLLLNQYSLAQIQFYLYLLMTFGLVCLMIAVFIYQYQLKTQVRF, encoded by the coding sequence ATGTTAATTAGTGCCATTAATAAAGAAATGCGTTTATTATGCCGAGATTTACATGGTGTTGCGGTATTATTTATGATGCCTGTGCTATTTATGTTTATTATGTCAGCCGCATTAAGCGATGATAATCAGATTAATCAACAGGCAAAAATGGTGTTATTAGGGCAACAAAATGATGATTTTAATCAACAATTTAGCCAAGTCCTCAAGCAACAACATTTTCTGATAACATTAGACAATATTGACGAACTAAAAAAATATCAGCGACAATTACAACAGAATCAAATTGATTTATTGATTGTCAATGTAAATCAACAAGATACCCCATTAGCAGATATTCAGCCATTACAACTTTGGATTAATCCTCGTTTCGATCCTGCTCGCTTATTAGCAATTAAAGGGGCGTTACAGCGTTATTATATACAACAACGTATTACGGATTATTTGCAAGATAACCATATTCAGTTAGCTAATAATCAACAAGAACAAATTAAACAAATAGAGCAACAGGTTAATCAACAGTTAATCCAAAAATTTAATCATATTACTTATTATTTGAGTAGCGAAGTATGGCAAGATATTTATCTTAATGCCCAAGGCGAGCAAATTCATAAACCTAATTCAGTCCAGCATAGTGTACCAGCTTGGTTAATTTTTGGTATGTTTTTTATTTTAATTCCTTTGTCTAATGTGATGACAATGGAGCGACAAACCAATACGATTACACGTTTAGCGATGGCACAAGCATCGGCTTGGCAATTAATTATGGCGAAATTTATTCCTTATTTTATGATTAACCAATGCCAGTTTATGGGTATGGTAGGCTTGGGTTATTTTGTGTTGCCTTTATTAGATATGCCTACCTTTTCTTTAGTAGGGAGTTTTAGGGATTATTTGTTGTTATCCAGTTGTATTAGTTTAGCGGCGTTAGGTTATGGGTTATTGATTAGTGTTATTGCTCGTACTACTGAACAAGCGGTAGTATTAGGTGGCGGTGGGATCATTATTATGGCGGCAATAGGAGGGATTATGGTGCCTACTTATATTATGCCTGAAATGATGCAGATGCTTGCCCATTTTTCGCCAATGGGCTGGGCATTAATAGCTTTTCAGGATTTATTATTAAATCAATATTCATTAGCCCAAATTCAGTTTTATTTATATTTACTAATGACTTTTGGTTTAGTTTGTTTAATGATTGCTGTCTTTATTTATCAATATCAATTAAAAACACAGGTAAGATTTTAA
- a CDS encoding dialkylrecorsinol condensing enzyme translates to MSKKHILVVSYSQTGQLSCLVDHFLQPLMPLQETGQVVIEQCVVKPIKPYPFPWTLFSFFDQFPESVHLKPAPIEIPQLEREHYDLVIIAYTVWFLSPAQPITAFLQSAQAKQVLSNTPVITLIGCRNMWLMAQEKVKMLLAKNGANLIGNIVKVDQSNSWASFITTPAWLLTGNKQAISWLPSAGISESEIMDMQRFGRRLKQVLQDQQPLDQKVFQYMQAVTIDEKLMMSEKVGQRSFYLWGKLLLNCGKISPLLRKIVLYVYILFLIALILTVVPISALIKTLLRPLLKDKLAKQRAYFAAPSGEE, encoded by the coding sequence ATGTCTAAAAAGCATATTCTTGTTGTATCTTATTCTCAAACAGGGCAGTTGTCTTGTCTTGTGGATCATTTTTTGCAGCCATTAATGCCATTACAGGAAACAGGGCAGGTTGTAATTGAACAATGTGTGGTTAAACCAATTAAGCCTTATCCTTTTCCTTGGACATTATTTTCCTTTTTTGATCAATTTCCTGAATCAGTGCATTTAAAACCTGCTCCCATTGAAATACCACAACTTGAGCGAGAGCATTATGATTTAGTGATTATTGCTTATACCGTATGGTTTTTATCGCCAGCTCAGCCCATTACCGCTTTTTTACAATCAGCACAAGCGAAACAAGTTTTATCTAATACACCCGTTATTACCTTAATTGGGTGTCGCAATATGTGGCTTATGGCACAAGAAAAGGTCAAAATGTTATTGGCTAAAAATGGAGCAAATTTAATTGGTAATATTGTTAAGGTGGATCAATCAAATAGTTGGGCGAGTTTTATTACCACTCCTGCTTGGTTATTAACGGGCAATAAACAAGCGATTTCTTGGTTGCCTTCTGCGGGGATTAGCGAAAGTGAAATCATGGATATGCAACGTTTTGGACGACGATTAAAACAAGTATTGCAGGATCAACAGCCCTTGGATCAAAAGGTTTTTCAATATATGCAAGCGGTAACCATTGATGAAAAATTAATGATGAGCGAGAAAGTCGGACAACGAAGTTTTTATCTTTGGGGAAAGTTACTGTTAAATTGTGGTAAAATTTCGCCGTTATTACGCAAAATTGTACTTTATGTTTATATTTTATTTTTAATTGCTTTGATCTTAACAGTCGTACCGATTTCTGCGTTAATTAAAACCTTATTAAGACCTTTATTAAAAGATAAATTGGCTAAACAGCGAGCTTATTTTGCTGCCCCGTCAGGAGAAGAATAA
- a CDS encoding excinuclease ABC subunit A has product MKGLIKLTVVSTAILLAACAPRDTTHYLSIDEALNSPQAKQVLNPNIKLYFGKPAPGNVVAAGLVSNKKTNAANKTDQGACQWAFLSAVKQFQDRAASNGATKVGNLVSYYKKNTYKSTTQYECHAGNIIAGVALKGDIVK; this is encoded by the coding sequence ATGAAAGGTTTAATAAAATTAACGGTTGTTAGTACAGCCATTTTACTTGCTGCTTGCGCCCCTCGTGATACCACACATTATTTATCTATTGATGAAGCATTAAATTCTCCTCAAGCTAAACAAGTACTTAATCCTAATATTAAACTTTATTTTGGTAAGCCTGCACCGGGTAATGTGGTTGCGGCAGGGTTGGTGAGCAATAAAAAAACCAATGCAGCGAATAAGACCGATCAAGGGGCTTGTCAATGGGCGTTTTTATCGGCAGTAAAACAGTTCCAAGATCGTGCGGCATCTAATGGTGCAACTAAAGTAGGCAATTTAGTCAGTTATTATAAGAAAAATACTTATAAAAGTACGACACAGTATGAATGTCATGCTGGCAATATTATTGCAGGTGTAGCCTTAAAAGGTGATATTGTTAAGTAA
- a CDS encoding helix-turn-helix domain-containing protein, whose translation MEIKDIPQDNSKIFAGQKKVIYATRQGKYEMSTTTGWIEEEFVTQQAVLDLQQKAQEAWQAVKCGQKSIIFYLMYKYRFDETSLAQATGLWKWQVRRHCQPKVFARLSCKTLAKYAQAFQLSIAQLNPLEYHNDEF comes from the coding sequence ATGGAGATTAAGGATATTCCACAAGATAACAGTAAGATTTTTGCTGGGCAGAAAAAAGTTATTTATGCTACAAGGCAAGGAAAATATGAAATGAGTACGACAACAGGGTGGATCGAAGAAGAGTTTGTTACGCAGCAGGCAGTATTGGATTTACAACAAAAGGCACAGGAGGCTTGGCAAGCGGTTAAGTGCGGTCAAAAATCAATAATTTTTTATTTGATGTATAAATATCGTTTTGATGAAACCAGCTTAGCCCAAGCAACGGGGTTATGGAAATGGCAAGTTCGCCGTCATTGTCAGCCTAAGGTATTTGCTCGTTTATCTTGCAAGACCTTAGCGAAATATGCTCAAGCATTTCAGTTATCTATCGCTCAATTAAATCCGTTAGAGTACCATAATGATGAATTTTGA
- the thrC gene encoding threonine synthase — protein sequence MNLYNIKHPEQQVSFAQAVSQGLGKDQGLFFPEHIPQFSEEEIAQLLALPLVERSQRILARLIGDEIPAEQLNQMVENAFTFPAPVAKVVDNIYALELFHGPTLAFKDFGGRFMAQALANVRGDGKITILTATSGDTGAAVAHAFYGLPNIEVVILYPKGKISPLQEKLFCTLGGNIRTVAINGDFDDCQALVKQAFDDQELRESIGLNSANSINISRLLAQICYYFEAVSQLPKEQRQNLVVSVPSGNFGNLTAGLIAKSLGLPIKRFVAATNANDTVPRYLQDGHWNPHDTVATLSNAMDVSRPNNWPRVEEIFKRNGWALTDLHSAALTDPQTEQALSELYGKGYLCEPHGAIAYQVLSQDLQADETGLFLCTAHPAKFKESVERILSIDLPLPEALDKHNKLPLLSDEMANDFATLRAYLLAS from the coding sequence ATGAATTTATACAATATTAAACACCCCGAACAACAAGTGAGTTTTGCCCAAGCGGTAAGCCAAGGGTTAGGCAAAGATCAAGGATTATTTTTCCCTGAGCATATTCCGCAATTCAGTGAAGAAGAAATTGCTCAATTATTAGCATTACCTCTAGTTGAACGTAGTCAACGCATTTTAGCCCGTTTAATTGGCGATGAAATTCCTGCCGAACAGCTTAATCAAATGGTAGAAAATGCCTTTACATTCCCAGCGCCAGTGGCAAAAGTGGTTGACAATATTTATGCTTTAGAGCTTTTTCATGGGCCAACCTTAGCTTTCAAAGATTTTGGTGGACGCTTTATGGCTCAAGCCTTGGCGAATGTGCGTGGTGATGGCAAAATTACCATTTTAACCGCAACCTCTGGCGATACAGGGGCGGCAGTGGCACACGCATTTTATGGCTTGCCAAATATTGAAGTGGTTATTTTATATCCAAAAGGTAAAATTAGCCCATTACAAGAAAAATTATTCTGTACGCTTGGTGGCAATATTCGTACTGTTGCGATTAATGGCGATTTTGATGATTGCCAAGCCTTAGTGAAACAAGCCTTTGATGATCAAGAATTGCGAGAAAGCATCGGATTAAACTCGGCAAATTCCATTAATATTAGCCGTTTACTAGCGCAAATTTGTTATTACTTTGAGGCAGTGAGCCAATTACCAAAAGAACAGCGACAAAACCTTGTTGTGTCTGTGCCAAGTGGTAATTTTGGAAACCTTACCGCAGGTTTAATTGCCAAATCTCTTGGCTTACCAATTAAACGTTTTGTGGCGGCAACCAATGCGAATGATACTGTACCACGTTATTTGCAAGATGGGCATTGGAATCCTCATGATACCGTTGCTACTTTATCTAATGCCATGGACGTAAGTCGCCCAAATAACTGGCCTCGGGTAGAAGAAATTTTCAAACGTAATGGTTGGGCATTAACTGATCTTCATTCTGCTGCCTTAACTGATCCCCAAACAGAGCAGGCATTGAGTGAACTCTATGGTAAAGGTTATCTCTGTGAGCCACATGGTGCGATTGCTTACCAAGTGTTAAGCCAAGATTTACAAGCGGACGAAACAGGGCTGTTCCTTTGTACGGCTCACCCAGCGAAATTCAAAGAATCGGTAGAACGCATTTTATCCATTGATTTACCATTGCCAGAAGCATTAGATAAGCATAATAAATTGCCTCTCTTGTCTGATGAAATGGCAAATGATTTTGCTACGCTAAGAGCTTATTTGTTAGCGTCATAA